The Rippkaea orientalis PCC 8801 DNA window GGCTAAAATAAAAACAGGAGCTTACTCTCTTTCTCAAACTCAAACCGATGACAGTCCATAAAACCAATAACGAAAGAATTGTTTTTCTTTATCCTGATGAAGATGGTTATATTATTGCGGAAGTTCCTAGTCTTCCCGGATGTATTAGTCAGGGAGAAACTCGTCAAGAAGCTCTACAAAATATTCAAGAAGCTATTGCACTTCATTTAGAAGTTTTACAAGAAAGAGGGGAATTAATTCCCGAAGATAACATAGAAATAACGTCAGTTCCCGTGTTAATATAGGTGTCATTTAAAGAACTTATGGGTAAAGCCAAAAGACGTAAAAAATTAACTCCTACTCATGGAAAGGGTTTTGGGTCTAAAAATCAGCAATCATTAAATCTCTTTCTCATGGGAGATATTGGA harbors:
- a CDS encoding type II toxin-antitoxin system HicB family antitoxin — encoded protein: MTVHKTNNERIVFLYPDEDGYIIAEVPSLPGCISQGETRQEALQNIQEAIALHLEVLQERGELIPEDNIEITSVPVLI